Genomic DNA from Streptomyces sp. GS7:
CCTGCTCACCCTGCTGCTGGTGTCGAGCGTGATCTCCAGTGCGCACCTGGAATCCGGGGTCGGCGCGCTGTTCCGCTGTGTCCGGCTGGCTCTCTTCGTCGGCACGGTGTGGTTGCTCAGCCGCTGGTGGGACGGCGGCCTGACGTTCGTGCGGCACCACATCCGGATGTACTTCGCGGTGCTCGGGTCGGTGGCCGCCGGCCTGGTCGTCTCACCGGGTGCGGCCCTGCCCGACCTCTACGGCGGGCGCCTTGTGGGCGCGCTGTGGCCGCTCACCCCTCCGCAGATCGGACAGTACGCCGCGGTGATCACCGGGCTCACCGTGCTGCTCGTACTGGGCCGCCGGACCGACCGGGCCGGCGCGGCGTTCGTCATCGTGCCGTCGCTCGTCCTGCTCGCGTTGACCCATACCCGGACGGCCACACTCGGCCTGTTCATCGGGCTGGCGTTGGCGATCGGCTCGCTGATCCTGACCAGCGGCGCCGCCCGCCGGTTCTTCACCTGGGCGGTGCTGTGCGCCGCGGTGGCCGCGGTGGCGCTCGGCTCCGTGCTGGAGGCGTGGTTCCTGCGCGGGCAGAGCCAGGAGAACTTCTCCAGCCTCACCGGTCGGGCCAAGGTCTGGGACGCCCTGTTGGCAGCGCCCCGAACGACCTCGGAGCAGATGTTCGGCGTGGGCCTGGGCGACAAGTCGTTCGGCGGGCTGCCGATCGACAACAGCTGGCTGGCCGTCTACAACGAGCAGGGACTGATCGGCGTCGCCCTCGTGGCGGCGATCATCATCGTGCTGGGCGGCGTCGCGTTGCTGCGGCCGACATCGCTGCCGAGGGCCTGCGCGATCTTCCTGATCAGCTACTGCGCGATCGCGTCGTACACCGAGGCCGGGCTGGGCGACGCCTCGCCGTATCTGCTGCATCTGGCGGTCGCCGCCTCGCTGCTGGCGGCACCTGCCGCGGCCACGCCCGCCCCGACGCCCGAAGTTCCTCTACGACGCATCCCGCGCTGGGCCCAGAGATCGGAGGTGACCTGAGCATGCACGTCCTCGTGGTGCACAACCACTACTCCTCGGCACAGCCGAGCGGGGAGAACAAGGTCGTCGACCAGGAGGTGGCGCTGCTGCGCGCCGCCGGCCACCGGGTCGAGGTGTTCGAGCGGCGCAGCGACGACATCGCCGCCCGGTCCCTGCCGGGCAAGGCCGCGGTGCCGCTGCTGGTGCCGTGGAACCCTGCGGTCCGCGCGGAACTTGCCGCCCGGCTGCGCACCGAGCGGCCGGACGTGGTGCACGTCCACAACGTCTTCCCGCTCCTGTCGCCCGCGGTGCTCGCCGCCTGCGCCGACGCCGGCGTGCCCGCCGTCGCCACGCTGCACAACTACACCCAGGTCTGCCCGCCCGGCACGCTGCAACGGGACGGCCGGCCGTGCACCGAGTGCGTCGGGTCGGCGCCGCTGCCCGCCGTCCGGCACGGCTGCTACCGGGGCTCCCGCCTCGCGACGGTGCCGCTCGCGGTCAGCCTGTCGGTCAACCGGCGGCGGTGGTGGTCCGGCGTGGAGCGGTTCTTCTGCATCTCCGCGGCGCAGCGCGACGTCCTGGTGCGGGCCGGCATGCCGGCCGACCGGCTGGCGGTGAAGCACAACTTCGTGCCCGACCCGGGCGCCTGTCGAGCGGACGCCGGCGAGCATCTGCTCTATCTCGGCCGACTCGCGGAGGCCAAGGGCGTGCGGCTGCTCATGGCCGCGTGGGACGAGATCGCCGCTGACGGCGGTGTGGGCGTGCCGCTCGTGGTCGCCGGCGCGGGGCCGCTGGAGGGAGAGGTGACCGCCTGGGCGGCGGGCCGGGACGACGTGCGGTATGTCGGCCTGTACGACCCGGCGGAGTGCCGGCAGGCCGTCGCGCGGTCGGTCGCCGTGGTGGCTCCTTCGACGTGGCTGGAGGCGTTCGGCCTGGTGGTCGTGGAGGCCATGGCGGCGGGGGTCCCGGCCGTCGCCGCCGGGCACGGCGCCTTCGTCGAACTCGTCGAGGACGGGGTGACCGGGCTGCTGCACCGGCCCGGCGAGCCCGCCTCGCTCGCGTCCTGCATTCGCCGGATCGCGGCCGAGCCGGCCCGCAACCGGGAGATGGGCCAGGCGGCCCGGCGCCGTTACGAGCAGGGGTTCAGCCCGGCCGTCGGGCTGGAGCGCCTGGTGGATGAGTACCGCACCGCGATCGCGGATCGGTCAGCACTCACTCGCGGCGGGGACACCCGCGCGAGCAGGGGGGATGGGGACAGTAGATGACACGATGCCGACTCTGCGGCTCGGAAGCGATGGCGAGCGTCGTCGATCTCGGGACGACGCCACCATGTGAGAGCTTTCTCGCCGCGGACCAACTCGACCAGCCGGAGCCGGCGTTCCCGCTGCACCTGCGGGTCTGCACCGACTGCTGGCTGGCGCAGATCCCTCCGTTGATCACGCCGGAGGAGACGTTCACGCAGTACGCGTACTTCTCCTCCTACTCGACCTCCTGGGTGGAGCACGCGCGCACGTTCGTCACGGACGCCGCAGCGCGGCTGGGTCTCGACTCCGTGGAGAAGGACGCCTTCGTGGTCGAGGTCGCGAGCAACGACGGGTACCTGCTGAGGCACATGGTGGACCGAGGGATCCGCTGCCTCGGCATCGAGCCGTCGGTGAACGTCGGCGCAGCGGCGCGGGACGCGGGTGTGCCCACGCTCACCGAGTTCCTGGACCCGGCCACCGGATCGGCCGTCCGCGCCGAGCACGGCCCGGCGGACCTGGTCGTGGCCAACAACGTGTACGCGCACATCCCCGACGTGGTCGGGTTCACCCGGGGGCTGCGCGCCCTGGTCGCCGACGACGGCTGGGTCTCCATCGAGGTGCAGCACCTGCTGACCCTGATCGAGGAGAACCAGTACGACACGATCTATCACGAGCACTTCCAGTACTACACGGTCGCGTCCGCGACCCGGGCGCTGGCCAGCGGCGGACTCGCGCTCGTGGACGTCGAGTTGCTGCCCACGCACGGCGGCTCCATCCGGCTGTGGGCCAGGCCGTCCGAGGTGGCCGGCGAGCCGACCCGCAGGGTGGCCGACGTTCTGGCCCGGGAGAAGGCCGCCGGACTGCAGGAGCTGTCCGGGTACACCGAGTTCTCCGCCCGGGTGGCCAAGGTGCGCCGGGACCTCCTGCGATTCCTCATCGAGGCGGCCGAGCGCGGCGAGACGGTGGTCGGCTACGGCGCCCCGGGCAAGGGCAACACCCTGCTCAACCACTGCGGCATCCGGCCCGACCTGCTCCCGTACACCGTCGACCGCAACCCCTACAAGCACGGCAGGTTCACCCCTGGCACCCGCATCCCGATCCTGCCGCCCGAGCAGATCAGCGCCGACAGACCGGACTACGTCCTCGTCCTCCCGTGGAACCTGCGGGACGAACTGGTCGAGCAGCTGTCCTTCGTGCACGACTGGGGCGGCCGGCTGGTCTTTCCCATCCCGGAACTGAGCATTGTCGAGGTCACGTCGTGAAAGAGGTTGCAGCATGAAGGTCGTACTGTTCTGCGGCGGCTACGGGCTGCGCATGCGCGGCGGAGCCTCCGACGACATGCCCAAGCCGATGGCGATGGTCGGCCCGCGGCCGCTGATCTGGCACGTCATGCGCTACTACGCGCACTTCGGGCACACGGAGTTCATCCTCTGCCTCGGGTACGGGGCGCACCACATCAAGAACTTCTTCCTCAACTACGAGGAGACGACGTCCAACGACTTCGTGCTGCGCAACGGGCGGACCGAGCTGCTGTCCACCGACATCGCCTCCTGGACGATCACGTTCGCGCAGACCGGCATCGAGTCGCCGATCGGGGAGCGGCTGCGCCGGGTGCGGCACCATCTGGACGGCGACGAGATGTTCCTCGCCAACTACGCCGACGTGCTCACCGACGCCCCGCTGCCGGAGATGATCGACCGGTTCGCCCGGCGCGACGCCGGTGCGTCGATGATGGTGGTGCCGCCGCAGTCCTCGTTCCACTGCGTGGACCTGGGCGAGGACGGCCTGGTGGGGGGCATCACCGCGGTGAGTGAACTGCCGCTGTGGGAGAACGGCGGCTACTTCGTGCTCCGCCAGGAGGTCTTCGACCACATCCCGGAGAGCGGGGATCTGGTCGCCGACGGATGCGCCCAACTCGCCAAGCGCGGCCGGTTGGTGGCGCACCAGCACCGCGGCTTCTGGAAGCCGACCGACACCGTGAAGGAGCGGGCCGCGCTCGACGCCGCCTATACCCGGGGCGACCGCCCGTGGGCCGTGTGGGAACGGGACGGCGCGGGGGCGCGCGCGACCGGGAGCAGGGACTGCGCCGGAGCGAGGGCGTGATCCGGCTCGGGGCCGGGCGCCTGGACCGGATCGTCGCGGTGGGCGCGCACTGCGACGACATCGCCATCGGCGCCGGCGGCACGCTGCTGACGATGTGCCTGGCGCGGCCGGGTGTCCGCGTCGACGCGCTGGTGCTCTCCGGCGGCGGCAGCGAGCGGGAGCAGGAGGAGCAGGCCGCGCTCGCCGCCTTCTGCCCGGGCGCCGAACTGCGGCTGACCGTGCTCAAGTTGCCGGACGGCCGGCTGCCGGCGTACTGGGACGAGGCCAAGGCCGCGGTCGAGGAGCTGCGCCTGCAGACCGAGCCGGATCTGGTCCTGGCGCCGCGCACCGATGACGCGCACCAGGACCACCGCGGTCTGGCGAAGCTGCTGACCACCGCGTTCCGCGACCACCTCGTGCTCGGCTACGAGATCGTCAAGTGGGACGGCGATCTCGGCCGTCCGGCGGCGTACCAGCCGCTGTCGCCCGAGATCGCCGAACAGAAGGTGCGGCTGTTGCAGGAGCACTACCCCTCGCAGCGGCACCGGCTCTGGTACGACCGGGAGGCCTTCCTCGGTCTTGCGCGGATCCGCGGCATCGAATGCCACGCGCGCTACGCCGAGGCCTTCGCCGTCACCAAACTCACTCTCAACCTGGGGGGTTGAACCTTGCGCGTACTGCTGACCGGACACCAGGGCTATCTGGGAACCGTGATGGCTCCGGTCCTCGCCGCCGCCGGGCACGAGGTCGTCGGCCTTGACGCCGGCCTGTTCGCCGACTGCGTGCTGGGCCCGCCGCCCGCGGACCCGCCAGGGCACCGGGTGGACCTGCGCGACGTCACGGCCGAACACGTGGCCGGGGTGGACACCGTGATCCACCTGGCCGCGCTGTCCAACGACCCGTTGGGATCGCTGGCGCCCGAGCTCACCTACGACATCAACCACCACGCGTCCGTTCGCCTTGCCCGACTGGCCCGCGACGCCGGAGTGCGGCGCTTCCTGTACGCGTCGACCTGCTCGGTCTACGGTGCCGCCGGCGGAGACGACCTGGTGACCGAGGACGCCCCGCTGCGCCCGGTGACGCCGTACGCGGAGTCCAAGGTGCGGGTGGAAGACGACCTCCACGCGCTGGCCGACGGCGACTTCAGCCCGGTGTACATGCGCAATGCCACCGCATTCGGCTACTCACCCCGGCCGCGCGCCGACATCGTCCTGAACAACCTGGTGGGCCACGCGCTTCTGTCCGGCGAGGTGCTGGTGCTCTCCGACGGCACCCCCTGGCGCCCGCTGGTACACGCCGCCGATATCGCCCGGGCCTTCGCGGCCGCGCTGACCGCGCCGCGGGAAGCGGTACACGACCGGGCGTTCAACATCGGCAGCGAGATCAACAACGTCACGGTCGCCGAGATCGCCGAGCAGGTCGCCGAGGCGGTATCCGGCTCGCGGGTGGTGATCACCGGGGAGACCGGTGCCGATCCGCGGTCGTACCGGGTGGACTTCTCCCGGTTCCGCACCGCGGTGCCCGGGTTCGACTGCGCGTGGACGGTGAAGCAGGGCGCACTCGAACTCGCCGATGCCTACCGGAAACACGGGCTGACCCGGGAGGACTTCGAGAGGCGCTTCACCCGCCTCGCCGTGCTCCGCGCCGCGTCCGACGCCGGCGCCGTCGACGACACGCTGCGGTGGCGCCGATGACCGAGGCCGGCGAAGAGATGCACGCGCTGGTGGAGCGGCTGTACCCGCTGTGCCGGAGCATCACCGGCGACGGTGTGCGCGCCACCCTGGGGATCGTCGGCGAGTACGTCCCGCTGCAGGTGCACGAGGTGCCGACCGGGACCCAGGTGCTCGACTGGACGGTGCCGCAGGAGTGGAACATCCGGGACGCGTACATCGCCGACACCGCCGGCCACCGGGTCGTCGACTTCGCCGCGTCCAGCCTGCACGTGCTCGGCTACAGCGTGCCGGTGTCGGCGACCATGCCGCTGGCCGAGCTGCGTGGGCATCTGCACACCCTGCCGGACCACCCGACCTGGGTGCCGTACCGCACCAGCTACTACAAGCCGGAATGGGGGTTCTGCCTGGCTCAGGCGACGTTGGACGCGCTGCCGGACGGCGAGTACGAGGTGCGCATCGACTCCACACTCACCGATGGCCACCTCACCTACGCCGAGCACGTGGTCCCCGGTCAGGTCCCCGACGAGGTGATCGTCTCCTGCCACGTCTGCCATCCGTCGCTGGCCAACGACAACCTGGCCGGCATCGCGGTGGCGACGTTCCTGGCCCGGGCGCTGGCCGAGCAGACGCCGTACTACACCTACCGGTTCGTCTTCGCGCCCGGCACCATCGGGGCGATCACCTGGCTCGCCCGCAACGCGGAGCGGATCGATCGGGTCAAGCACGGCCTTGTGCTGGCCTGCGCCGGCGACCCGGGCCGGCTGACGTACAAGCAGAGCAGGCGCGGCGACGCGGAGATCGACCGGGTGATGCGGCACGTGCTTGCCGCATCCGAACGCCCTCACCACGTCGCCGAGTTCACCCCGTACGGATACGACGAGCGGCAGTTCTGCTCGCCCGGGTTCGATCTCGGCGTGGGCTCGCTCAGCCGGACCCCGTACGCCGGCTACCCCGAGTACCACACCTCGGCGGACAACCTGGACTTCGTCTCCCCGGAGGCGATGGCGGACACGCTCGCCGTCTGCCGCGAGGCATTCGCCGTGCTGGACCGCAACCGGCGGTACCTCAACCTCAGCCCCTACGGCGAACCGCAGCTGGGCCGGCGTGGGTTGTACGACTCGCTCGGCGGCCGCAGTGATGCGAAGCAGGCCCAGATGGCCATGCTCTGGGTGCTCAGCCTCTCCGACGGCGAGCGCAGTCTGCTGGAGGTCGCCGAGCGGTCCGGGCTGCCGTTCGACACCGTCGCCGCCGCGGCCGGCGCCCTGCACGGCGCCGGGCTGATCAAGGCATGACGCCGATGACCACCGAGAGGGAGAAGACGACGGCATCGGCAGCCCGGGCCGGTCACGCCCGGTCGTCCGCCAAGCGGGCCGTAGCGGGCCGACTGTCGTGGGGACTGGCCGACCAGGCGGCCTCCAGCATGACCAACTTCGCGGTGGGGATCTACGTGGCCCGCTCGCTGGGAGTGGCCGCGTTCGGCGCGTTCAGCCTGGCCTGGGTGACCTACGGCGTGGTGCTCAACGTCTCCCGCGGGCTGGCCACCGACCCGCTCGTGGTGCGCTTCAGCGGCGTGCCGGCCGCGTCCTGGCGCGCGGCGGTGGCCCGGTCGTCCGGTACCGCGCTCGGCGTCGGTGCCGCCCTCGGCTCCGCGTGCCTGGTGGTCGGGCCGGGTCTCGGCGGCCGCGTGGGGCCCGCGATCGCCTGCCTCGGCGTCGTGCTGCCGGCGCTGCTGCTGCAGGACGCCTGGCGGTACGCGTTCTTCGCCGCCGGCACCGGGCAAAAGGCGTTCGTCAACGACCTGGTGTGGGGCGTCGCGCTCGTCCCGGCCATGCTGGTGGCGGCCCGCGTGGGCAACGTGGCCGCTTTTGTGCTCGCCTGGGGCGCGTCCGCCGCGGTGGCCGCGGGGTACGGCTGCCTCCAGTCCGGCATCCGGCCCCGGATGACCGGAGCGCGCGGGTGGCTTCGCGAGCAGCGCGACCTCGGCTACCGGTACCTGGTCGAGAACGTCAGCCTCAGCGGCGCGAGCCAGCTGCGGGCGTACGGGCTCGGCGCGATCGTCGGGGTCGGCGCGGTGGGTGCGGTCCGGGGCGCCGAGCTCCTGCTCGGCCCGTTCATGGCTGTGCTCATGGGGCTGTCGCTGGTCACCGTCGCGGAGGCGGCACGGGTGCTGCGGCGGGCCCCGCACCGGCTGGGCGGATTCTGCCTCCTGCTGGGCGGCGGGCAGGCCACCGCCGCGCTGCTCTGGGGCGCGGCGCTGCTGCTGATGCCGTACAGGCTCGGCGAGTTGGTGCTCGGCGGCGTCTGGCCCTCCGCCTCGCAGCTCATCGTGCCGGCCGCGCTCGGCGTCGCGGGCGCCGGCCTGGGCAGCGGCGCGGCGGCCGGGCTGCGCGCGCTCGGCGCGGCCCGGCGCAGCCTGCGCTGCCAGCTGTTCGCCTCCGCCTGCTACGTCGGCGGCGGGCTCGGCGGGGCGGCCGCGGCCGGCACGGTCGGCTCCGCCTGGGGCGTCGCCACCGCGACCGTCTGCGGCTCGACCGTGTGGTGGCTGCAGCTGCGGTCCGCCCTGCGCGAGCGCCACCACAACCCCATCCCCGAAGTGAGGACGCCATGACCGCCCATCCCCGGTTGAGTATCGGCCTGCCCGTGTACAACGGCGAGGAGTACCTCGCCGAGGCGATCGACGCCCTGCTCGGCCAGACCTACGAGGACTTCGAGCTGGTCATCTCCGACAACGCCTCGACCGACGGGACCCAGGACATCTGCCGCAGGTACGTGGCACAGGACTCGCGCATCCGATACCTCCGGCTGCCCCGGAACATCGGCGCCGCTCCGAACCACAACCACGTGTTCACGGAGTGCCGCGGCGAGCTGTTCAAGTGGGCCTCGCACGACGACCTGTACGCCCGGGACCTGTTGCGGCGCTGTGTGGAGGCGCTGGACGAGCGGCCGGACGTGATCCTCGCACACAGCGGTCAGGCGGTCATCGACGGCGACGGCCGGGTGAAGGTCCCGTACGAGTACGGGCTCGCCACCGACTCGCCGCACGCGCCGGAGCGCTTCCGCAGTCTGCTGTTCGAGCCCGGTGGCGACGACTTCTACGGGGTGATGCGGGCCGACGTGCTGCGCCGGGTGAGGCCGCACGACAGCTACCACCACGCGGACCGTACGTTCGTCGCCGAGATCACCCTGCACGGACCCTTCCACCAGGT
This window encodes:
- a CDS encoding DUF4910 domain-containing protein yields the protein MAPMTEAGEEMHALVERLYPLCRSITGDGVRATLGIVGEYVPLQVHEVPTGTQVLDWTVPQEWNIRDAYIADTAGHRVVDFAASSLHVLGYSVPVSATMPLAELRGHLHTLPDHPTWVPYRTSYYKPEWGFCLAQATLDALPDGEYEVRIDSTLTDGHLTYAEHVVPGQVPDEVIVSCHVCHPSLANDNLAGIAVATFLARALAEQTPYYTYRFVFAPGTIGAITWLARNAERIDRVKHGLVLACAGDPGRLTYKQSRRGDAEIDRVMRHVLAASERPHHVAEFTPYGYDERQFCSPGFDLGVGSLSRTPYAGYPEYHTSADNLDFVSPEAMADTLAVCREAFAVLDRNRRYLNLSPYGEPQLGRRGLYDSLGGRSDAKQAQMAMLWVLSLSDGERSLLEVAERSGLPFDTVAAAAGALHGAGLIKA
- a CDS encoding PIG-L deacetylase family protein, producing MIRLGAGRLDRIVAVGAHCDDIAIGAGGTLLTMCLARPGVRVDALVLSGGGSEREQEEQAALAAFCPGAELRLTVLKLPDGRLPAYWDEAKAAVEELRLQTEPDLVLAPRTDDAHQDHRGLAKLLTTAFRDHLVLGYEIVKWDGDLGRPAAYQPLSPEIAEQKVRLLQEHYPSQRHRLWYDREAFLGLARIRGIECHARYAEAFAVTKLTLNLGG
- a CDS encoding glycosyltransferase family 2 protein, yielding MTAHPRLSIGLPVYNGEEYLAEAIDALLGQTYEDFELVISDNASTDGTQDICRRYVAQDSRIRYLRLPRNIGAAPNHNHVFTECRGELFKWASHDDLYARDLLRRCVEALDERPDVILAHSGQAVIDGDGRVKVPYEYGLATDSPHAPERFRSLLFEPGGDDFYGVMRADVLRRVRPHDSYHHADRTFVAEITLHGPFHQVPELLYFRRDHPTRAERANPSKRSRCVNLDPRRAGPLHPAPRLLAEYVWGFASAVRRAPLSPADRRACYRHLAAWMASRVRPGAGERVEDRAPVDPGRLTVSVDALVAGREGRQA
- a CDS encoding glucose-1-phosphate cytidylyltransferase — protein: MKVVLFCGGYGLRMRGGASDDMPKPMAMVGPRPLIWHVMRYYAHFGHTEFILCLGYGAHHIKNFFLNYEETTSNDFVLRNGRTELLSTDIASWTITFAQTGIESPIGERLRRVRHHLDGDEMFLANYADVLTDAPLPEMIDRFARRDAGASMMVVPPQSSFHCVDLGEDGLVGGITAVSELPLWENGGYFVLRQEVFDHIPESGDLVADGCAQLAKRGRLVAHQHRGFWKPTDTVKERAALDAAYTRGDRPWAVWERDGAGARATGSRDCAGARA
- a CDS encoding O-antigen ligase domain-containing protein, producing MRPGAEPRPAGTPRTVGVVWGLLVLNTLGSAGAKTIIPLPRSLIQLVTMGALVSAFALALALNVRLRIRPSAFLFLLTLLLVSSVISSAHLESGVGALFRCVRLALFVGTVWLLSRWWDGGLTFVRHHIRMYFAVLGSVAAGLVVSPGAALPDLYGGRLVGALWPLTPPQIGQYAAVITGLTVLLVLGRRTDRAGAAFVIVPSLVLLALTHTRTATLGLFIGLALAIGSLILTSGAARRFFTWAVLCAAVAAVALGSVLEAWFLRGQSQENFSSLTGRAKVWDALLAAPRTTSEQMFGVGLGDKSFGGLPIDNSWLAVYNEQGLIGVALVAAIIIVLGGVALLRPTSLPRACAIFLISYCAIASYTEAGLGDASPYLLHLAVAASLLAAPAAATPAPTPEVPLRRIPRWAQRSEVT
- a CDS encoding class I SAM-dependent methyltransferase, whose translation is MTRCRLCGSEAMASVVDLGTTPPCESFLAADQLDQPEPAFPLHLRVCTDCWLAQIPPLITPEETFTQYAYFSSYSTSWVEHARTFVTDAAARLGLDSVEKDAFVVEVASNDGYLLRHMVDRGIRCLGIEPSVNVGAAARDAGVPTLTEFLDPATGSAVRAEHGPADLVVANNVYAHIPDVVGFTRGLRALVADDGWVSIEVQHLLTLIEENQYDTIYHEHFQYYTVASATRALASGGLALVDVELLPTHGGSIRLWARPSEVAGEPTRRVADVLAREKAAGLQELSGYTEFSARVAKVRRDLLRFLIEAAERGETVVGYGAPGKGNTLLNHCGIRPDLLPYTVDRNPYKHGRFTPGTRIPILPPEQISADRPDYVLVLPWNLRDELVEQLSFVHDWGGRLVFPIPELSIVEVTS
- a CDS encoding NAD-dependent epimerase/dehydratase family protein produces the protein MRVLLTGHQGYLGTVMAPVLAAAGHEVVGLDAGLFADCVLGPPPADPPGHRVDLRDVTAEHVAGVDTVIHLAALSNDPLGSLAPELTYDINHHASVRLARLARDAGVRRFLYASTCSVYGAAGGDDLVTEDAPLRPVTPYAESKVRVEDDLHALADGDFSPVYMRNATAFGYSPRPRADIVLNNLVGHALLSGEVLVLSDGTPWRPLVHAADIARAFAAALTAPREAVHDRAFNIGSEINNVTVAEIAEQVAEAVSGSRVVITGETGADPRSYRVDFSRFRTAVPGFDCAWTVKQGALELADAYRKHGLTREDFERRFTRLAVLRAASDAGAVDDTLRWRR
- a CDS encoding glycosyltransferase gives rise to the protein MHVLVVHNHYSSAQPSGENKVVDQEVALLRAAGHRVEVFERRSDDIAARSLPGKAAVPLLVPWNPAVRAELAARLRTERPDVVHVHNVFPLLSPAVLAACADAGVPAVATLHNYTQVCPPGTLQRDGRPCTECVGSAPLPAVRHGCYRGSRLATVPLAVSLSVNRRRWWSGVERFFCISAAQRDVLVRAGMPADRLAVKHNFVPDPGACRADAGEHLLYLGRLAEAKGVRLLMAAWDEIAADGGVGVPLVVAGAGPLEGEVTAWAAGRDDVRYVGLYDPAECRQAVARSVAVVAPSTWLEAFGLVVVEAMAAGVPAVAAGHGAFVELVEDGVTGLLHRPGEPASLASCIRRIAAEPARNREMGQAARRRYEQGFSPAVGLERLVDEYRTAIADRSALTRGGDTRASRGDGDSR